From the genome of Colletotrichum destructivum chromosome 10, complete sequence, one region includes:
- a CDS encoding Putative alpha/beta hydrolase-3, which yields MDDLPSPDDLSRFDGFTILTTTYKTVAGHAIATDVLVPKSLTASASPAPAKPSPIILRYHGGGFITASTLYPGFFQLWYLELAARHSAIIVTPNYRLAPEASMDDIFEDIEDHWAWMRRELPAFVREATGGRVSVDLSRVLTAGDSAGGYLGIMMGLTHADEVRAVTAAYPCVDMADDHFTKGTAKPPFGMDTPRGVLDEHYEKMRRGEVPAVVSEDAGLARGALMLAAIQHGGFARLFPLAKRHLFPLERLRDGARFPRGGVFVWHGQQDSVVPVGGALRLEKVVREVDPELDFRLTLRDGEHGFDQHAKLDDAWLEEGLRGPVRAWLE from the coding sequence ATGGACGACCTCCCGTCCCCAGACGACCTTTCTCGGTTCGACGGCTTCACCATCCTCACGACAACCTACAAGACGGTAGCGGGGCACGCCATTGCCACAGACGTCCTGGTCCCGAAGAGCCTCACCGCAAGCGCCTCGCCGGCCCCAGCTAAGCCCAGTCCCATTATCTTGCGCTaccacggcggcggcttcatCACCGCCTCGACCCTGTACCCCGGCTTCTTCCAGTTGTGGTATCTGGAACTCGCGGCGCGCCACtcggccatcatcgtcacgCCCAACTACCGCCTCGCCCCCGAAGCGTCCATGGACGACATCTTCGAGGACATCGAGGACCACTGGGCGTGGATGCGGCGCGAGCTGCCGGCTTTTGTGCGGGAGGCGACGGGCGGCCGCGTCAGCGTCGACCTGAGCCGCGTCCTCACGGCCGgcgactcggccggcgggTACCTGGGCATCATGATGGGGCTGACccacgccgacgaggtccgcgccgtgacggcggcgtacCCGTGCGTCGACATGGCGGACGATCACTTCACGAAGGGGACCGCGAAGCCGCCGTTTGGGATGGACACGCCGCGCGGCGTGCTGGACGAGCACTACGAGAAGATGCGCAGGGGCGAGgtccccgccgtcgtctcggagGACGCGGGCCTCGCCCGGGGAGCGCTGAtgctcgccgccatccagcaCGGCGGCTTCGCCCGGCTGTTCCCCCTCGCGAAGCGGCACCTGTTCCCGCTCGAGCGGCTGAGGGACGGCGCGCGTTTCCCGCGGGGCGGCGTGTTTGTGTGGCACGGCCAGCAGGACAGCGTCGTGCCCGTCGGGGGCGCTTTGCGGCTCGAGAAGGTCGTGAGGGAGGTCGATCCGGAGCTGGACTTCCGGCTGACGTTGAGGGACGGCGAGCACGGGTTCGACCAGCACGCGAAGCTGGATGACGCGTGGTTGGAGGAGGGGCTTCGGGGGCCGGTGAGGGCCTGGTTGGAGTGA
- a CDS encoding Putative WD40/YVTN repeat-like-containing domain superfamily produces MASPSPAPPAAETSRQYVPLTCHGHSRPVPHVCFSGLEKGEQYYMISACKDGNPMLRDGITGDWIGTFIGHKGAVWQARLSPDASNAATASADFTAKVWDTHSGEVLYTLQHNHIVRAVAYPPDNSELIATGGMEKKLRVFDLSDFAPDPNSPAGTPITVPASAGFEIGEGTHTGSIKFIAWTKDPNTIVTASDNTLRWFDLPTRTVIRQEVLDGEIKSCELVSLAPEFTSPSDIGGGLPVLSVAAGKWVYFWGGPQASDELKRIELKHGVASVGLDLKGRKIVMGEEPGTWARVCRWDDGTDIETLKGHHGPIWSIAFSPDGKLYGTGSEDGTIKMWKNCDGFYGLWRGGAPNAERNVD; encoded by the exons ATggcttccccctcccccgctccgcccgccgccgagacctcGCGTCAATATGTCCCTCTGACCTGCCACGGCCACTCGCGACCTGTGCCTCACGTCTGCTTCTCCGGcctcgagaagggcgagcaATACTACATGATCTCGGCCTGCAAGG ATGGAAACCCTATGCTGCGCGACGGCATCACTGGCGACTG GATCGGAACCTTCATCGGCCACAAGGGCGCCGTCTGGCAGGCCAGATTGAGCCCCGACGCCTCCAACGcggccaccgcctcggccgactTCACCGC CAAGGTCTGGGACACCCACAGCGGAGAGGTTCTCTACACCCTCCAGCACAACCACAtcgtccgcgccgtcgcctaCCCGCCCGACAACTCAGAGCTCATCGCGACCGGAGGaatggagaagaagctgcgCGTCTTCGACCTCAGCGACTTCGCCCCCGACCCCAActcgcccgccggcacccccATCACCGTCCCTGCGTCGGCCGGCTTCGAGATTGGCGAAGGCACCCACACGGGATCCATCAAGTTCATCGCCTGGACCAAAGATCCTAACACGATTGTTACTGCCTCCGATAACACCCTCCGCTGGTTCGATCTCCCCACGCGCACCGTTATCCGCcaggaggtcctcgacggcgagatcAAGTCTTGCGAGCTCGTCTCGCTGGCACCCGAGTTCACCTCTCCCAGCGacattggcggcggccttcccGTTCTGTCTGTCGCGGCCGGCAAGTGGGTGTACTTCTGGGGCGGTCCCCAGGCCTCGGACGAGCTGAAGCGCATCGAGCTGAAGCACGGTGTCGCCAgcgtcggcctcgatctcAAGGGTCGCAAGATCGTCATGGGAGAGGAGCCGGGCACCTGGGCGCGCGTCTGCCGCTGGGACGACGGTACCGACATTG AAACCCTCAAGGGCCATCACGGACCCATCTGGTCCATCGCCTTCTCACCCGACGGCAAGCTTTACGGAACCGGCTCGGAAGACGGCACAATCAAGATGTGGAAGAACTGCGACGGGTTTTACGGCCTGTGGCGTGGCGGCGCCCCCAACGCGGAACGCAACGTGGATTAG
- a CDS encoding Putative mycotoxin biosynthesis protein UstYa: MPPKTTRYSTVSHADTYDDDSSATEVDGAFAGGEKQWHQIDLDTEHKSQGHTWKRLKGALRRHRWLIDTLLLLTNIGLSLGLSLLLYFQFEDFRFPSSTRQVGGDYTGAGPQCELRGDSQRLWKDAGDKLADTRIILVPVKIQKFDADYKFVPPNATEFLSSTTLGHWRTIMPAGAGWKSEDDGPFFTTTMTHQLHCIYMIGRFYSGLASGNTAGLPADHDTHFYHCIDYLRQAVMCSADLALEPHLATDADDNGPGDGSWNGMHGQIAEGVRVVLPIDD, encoded by the exons ATGCCGCCCAAGACCACGCGCTATTCAACAGTCTCCCACGCGGACACTTACGACGACGATTCGTCAGCGACGGAGGTTGACGGGGCCttcgcgggcggcgagaagCAGTGGCACCAAATTGACCTGGACACGGAGCACAAGTCGCAAGGGCACACATGGAAGCGGCTCAAGGGGGCGCTGCGGCGGCACCGGTGGCTCATCGACACACTTCTGCTGCTCACCAACATCGGGCTCTCACTGGGGCTGTCGCTGCTGTTGTACTTCCAGTTCGAGGACTTTAGGTTCCCTTCGAGCACGAGGCAGGTCGGCGGGGACTACACGGGGGCCGGGCCGCAATGTGAGTTGCGAGGAGACTCTCAAAGGCTCTGGAAAGACGCAGGAGACAAGTTGGCTGACACGCGGATTATCTTAGTCCCCGTCAAGATTCAAAAGTTCGACGCCGACTACAAGTTTGTGCCGCCCAACGCGACGGAGTTTCTGTCCTCAACGACGCTGGGCCATTGGCGGACCATCATGCCGG ccggcgccggatGGAAGTCAGAAGATGATGGGCCGTTTTTCACGACGACTATGACGCACCAACTGCATTGCATA TACATGATAGGCCGCTTCTACTCGGGCCTCGCCTCCGGCAACACCGCTGGGCTGCCGGCGGACCACGACACGCACTTCTACCACTGCATCGACTACCTCCGGCAGGCCGTCATGTGCTCGGCGGACCTGGCGCTGGAACCGCACCTCGCGACGGACGCTGACGACAACGggcccggcgacggcagctgGAACGGCATGCACG GGCAAATCGCCGAGGGGGTTCGCGTCGTGCTGCCGATAGACGACTAG
- a CDS encoding Putative glycosyltransferase, DXD sugar-binding, nucleotide-diphospho-sugar transferase, which translates to MTTKAQFVANNSMSALLERVIHYCLRVRYRTRLVIGLALILLSGCWLYGNSIVDSIGRGLFNNKFTSRKNYRTCDDNSRESDWVKPRLGHSIPPKIWQIMLPKDLDDPQPVDPDTLAETKTWLAMNQDYTYTLVGENRSRDFVQRHFGHNATIVSTYNSLPNVGMESDMLRYLLLDVEGGVYTDTDTIALKPIDDWVPRDFRNRTRLIVGIEFDQRDGPSWVDIPHPLQFCQWTIGAAPGHPVFQRMVSRIVRSIEDLERAYSEIGYGSTWKPTSFDVMNSTGPAAWTDVVWEYLQETDRTLTDLRNLSYMDEPRLIGDVLVLPIDGFGMGQRHSGSTSNGSVPDAALVQHQFGGSWRGE; encoded by the exons ATGACGACCAAGGCCCAGTTTGTTGCCAACAACTCCATGTCCGCGCTGCTGGAGCGGGTTATCCATTACTGCTTGCGGGTGCGGTACCGGACCCGCTTGGTGATAGGCCTCGCCCTAATCCTCTTGTCAGGATGTTGGCTTTATGGCAACTCCATCGTTGACAGTATCGGCCGGGGATTGTTCAACAACAAGTTCACGAGTAGGAAGAACTACAGAACTTGCGATGATAACTCTAGAGAGTCGGACTGGGTGAAACCGCGCCTGGGGCACTCCATCCCTCCAAAGATTTGGCAGATTATGCTACCCAAGGACTTGGACGATCCGCAGCCTGTCGACCCAGACACTTTGGCGGAGACGAAAACATGGTTGGCTATGAACCAGGATTACACATA TACGCTCGTAGGCGAAAATCGCAGCAGAGATTTTGTTCAACGCCACTTTGGCCACAACGCTACAATTGTGTCAACCTATAATTCACTGCCCAACGTTGGCATGGAGTCTGATATGCTTCGCTACCTTCTCCTCGATGTTGAAGGCGGTGTCTACACGGATACCGACACAATCGCTCTCAAGCCAATCGACGACTGGGTACCAAGAGACTTTCGCAACCGGACACGGCTTATTGTAGGAATTGAATTTGACCAACGTGATGGGCCATCATGGGTCGACATCCCCCACCCGCTACAATTCTGTCAGTGGACTATTGGTGCAGCGCCAGGACACCCTGTCTTCCAGAGGATGGTTTCTCGTATTGTTCGCTCAATAGAGGACTTGGAAAGAGCGTATAGCGAGATTGGATACGGTTCGACATGGAAGCCAACGAGCTTCGACGTCATGAACTCCACAGGTCCAGCAGCATGGACGGATGTAGTGTGGGAGTATTTGCAAGAGACTGATAGGACCCTGACTGATCTCAGGAACCTGTCATATATGGACGAACCGAGACTAATCGGTGATGTATTGGTACTACCGATTGATGGGTTCGGAATGGGACAGCGCCATTCAGGTAGTACAAGCAACGGAAGTGTTCCCGACGCGGCGTTGGTACAGCACCAGTTTGGGGGTTCTTGGAGAGGTGAATGA